The Numenius arquata chromosome 7, bNumArq3.hap1.1, whole genome shotgun sequence genome has a window encoding:
- the COQ3 gene encoding ubiquinone biosynthesis O-methyltransferase, mitochondrial, with the protein MWGGGGAARALTRALGRRRAAAAGDDHADLSFQTGLRGALQSYNWKIQLKSSSSPPVSLPEIKSSMFTVKRLFSTSHSSVDSKEMKKFQLLAHKWWDEEGEFSALHSMNDIRVPFIRDTLLNMSSNYHLGSPLAGVKILDVGCGGGLLSEPLGRLGASVTGIDPLEDNIRTADQHKSFDPVLAKRIQYKSSSLEEIVEEFMETFDVIVASEVVEHVADLETFIECCSQVLKPEGSLFITTINKTQLSYILGIVVAEKIIGIVPEGTHEWEKFVPPEELERLLEANGFSVKTVNGMLYNPLSGSWSWMESTSVNYALHAVKSGARGESSPTDALSEMEGEQPSATAGPAL; encoded by the exons atgtggggaggcggcggggcggcccgcgCCCTCACCCGCGCCCTCGGgcgccggcgggcggcggcggcgggcg ACGACCATGCTGATCTGTCTTTTCAGACAGGCCTGAGAGGTGCCCTTCAGAGCTACAACTGGAAAATACAGCTGAAATCCAGTAGTTCTCCGCCTGTCTCCCTgcctgaaataaaaagcagcat GTTCACCGTGAAGAGACTTTTCAGCACTTCACACTCATCGGTGGAttcaaaggaaatgaagaaattcCAGCTCCTTGCACATAAGTGGTGGGATGAAGAAGGAGAATTCTCAGCCCTTCATTCTATGAATGATATTAGAGTGCCATTTATTAG AGATACTCTATTGAACATGAGTAGTAATTACCACTTGGGAAGTCCACTTGCTGGAGTAAAGATTCTCGATGTTGGCTGTGGCGGGGGACTGCTAAGTGAG CCTCTGGGTAGACTGGGAGCTTCAGTTACTGGAATTGATCCTCTGGAGGACAACATTAGAACAGCAGATCAGCACAAGTCATTTGATCCGGTCCTGGCCAAGAGGATACAGTACAAGTCCAGTTCACTAGAGGAGATTGTGGAAGAGTTCATGGAAACCTTTGATGTAATCGTAGCTTCTGAAGTAGTGGAGCATGTGGCTGACCTTGAAACGTTTATCGAGTGTTGCTCTCAGGTGTTAAAG CCTGAAGGTTCTTTATTCATTACTACAATCAATAAAACACAGTTGTCCTATATCCTGGGAATTGTGgttgcagaaaaaataattggcaTTGTACCGGAAGGAACACATGAGTGGGAGAAGTTTGTTCCCCCTGAGGAGCTGGAGCGCCTCCTGGAAGCAA atGGCTTTTCAGTCAAGACTGTGAACGGGATGTTGTACAACCCCCTCTCGGGGTCGTGGAGCTGGATGGAAAGCACGAGCGTGAACTACGCATTGCACGCTGTGAAATCTGGGGCTCGGGGGGAGTCCAGCCCCACAGACGCCCTGTCAGAGATGGAAGGTGAACAGCCCTCAGCCACCGCCGGCCCTGCCCTGTGA